The Peribacillus simplex genome contains the following window.
CTTTCCAGGGAGTTAACGGATTCATCCCTGCCTAAGATTGGAGATGAATTCGGAGGTCGCGATCATACGACCGTCATCCATGCGCATGAAAAAATTTCTAAACTCATGCAAACCGACACCCAGCTACAACGTCAGGTTAAGGAAATCCAGGATCAGCTGAGGGTATAATCAATTCTGGATAATGTGTATAACTGACGACTACTTACACACAGTCTGTCCACAAGTGGATAGACTGTTTTTCCTTAGGTTAATTGGACTTATCCACATATCAACAGGCCCTACTACTATTACTACTATCTTTTTTAATAAAAATTATTAATAAATATGCCTATTTGGCAATAATAAATTGGAGGATGAAACATGAGATTTATAATCCAAAGAGATCGATTAGTTCATAGTGTCCAAGAAGTAATGAAGGCAGTCACATCAAGAACGACGATTCCAATTCTAACGGGGATAAAAATAAGCGTTACTAGTGAGGGTGTCACTTTAACAGGAAGTGATTCAGATATCTCCATTCAATCATTCATTCCAGCTGAAGTTGACGGCGATGAGATTGTTGAAGTGAAAAGTAGCGGCGGTATTGTCCTGAATGCCCGTTTTTTCAGTGAAATTGTCAAAAAGCTGCCGATGGATACTGTAGAAATTGAAGTGGAAAACAACTTTCAAACGATTATCCGCTCAGGTAAAGCCGAATTTAATTTAAATGGACTGGATCCCGAAGAATATCCACATCTTCCAATCATTGAAGAAGAAAATATTTTCAAACTTCCGACGGACCTTTTAAAGACCCTTATTCGCCAAACGGGTTTTGCAGTGTCCACGTCAGAAACACGCCCCATCTTAACAGGTGTAAACTTAAAGGTTCAAGATGATGAATTGACCTGTATTGCAACAGACAGTCATAGGCTGGCAATGAGAACCGCCAAAATAGAAAATAAAATTACAGGGACCTATAGCGTTGTAATCCCAGGTAAAAGCTTGAATGAGTTGAGTAAAATCCTTGATGATACTAACGAACTCATTGAAA
Protein-coding sequences here:
- the dnaN gene encoding DNA polymerase III subunit beta, translated to MRFIIQRDRLVHSVQEVMKAVTSRTTIPILTGIKISVTSEGVTLTGSDSDISIQSFIPAEVDGDEIVEVKSSGGIVLNARFFSEIVKKLPMDTVEIEVENNFQTIIRSGKAEFNLNGLDPEEYPHLPIIEEENIFKLPTDLLKTLIRQTGFAVSTSETRPILTGVNLKVQDDELTCIATDSHRLAMRTAKIENKITGTYSVVIPGKSLNELSKILDDTNELIEIVITENQVLFKAENLLFFSRLLEGNYPDTSRLIPSDSKTDVTVHTKDFLQAIDRASLLAREGRNNVVKLTTLEGRIIEVSSNTPEIGKVIEEVQAEAIEGEDLKISFSAKFVMDALKALEGSDIKINFTGAMRPFVIRPLHDDSMLQLILPVRTY